A stretch of Fusobacterium massiliense DNA encodes these proteins:
- a CDS encoding major capsid protein codes for MATKIFNLKTLTDIISQTKKPKNFLYGLLVGQETAEKTQKFEIHTKEAGREKAPLVGKRQNGIFVRKEAFAVQVVEPAYIKLNAVNEAEALFEQQFGQTEYDNPVETGKMMLADTMKKFKEISFRTRQWMLIETLRTGVCPMESGIAGIKYGDINKEVLTGNDLFSSPNCDPIEYLEKKQTEIQKETGVVIDTIIVSPDVAGAFLKNEKVKEYLNMRHANYVRVNDNIPENDDGRKEIAYLPTLGITVYSFVDWYKDMETEIEEQVIPAKTCIGVKAKSFAFRYGAMALRPEQGQTAKLMVKKEVVRKWEPDTSEDQELQYFSRPLCVPREDVKSWFIATVL; via the coding sequence ATGGCAACAAAAATATTTAATTTAAAAACATTAACAGATATAATTTCACAAACAAAAAAACCAAAGAATTTTTTATATGGTTTATTAGTTGGACAGGAAACAGCAGAAAAAACTCAAAAATTTGAGATACATACTAAAGAAGCTGGAAGAGAAAAAGCTCCTTTAGTTGGGAAGAGACAAAATGGAATTTTTGTTAGAAAAGAAGCCTTTGCAGTACAAGTAGTTGAACCAGCATACATAAAATTAAATGCTGTAAATGAAGCAGAAGCTCTATTCGAACAACAATTTGGGCAAACTGAATATGATAATCCTGTAGAAACAGGAAAAATGATGCTTGCAGATACAATGAAAAAATTTAAAGAAATAAGTTTTAGAACAAGACAATGGATGCTTATAGAAACATTAAGAACAGGTGTTTGCCCTATGGAATCTGGAATAGCAGGAATAAAATATGGAGATATTAACAAAGAAGTTTTAACAGGAAATGATCTTTTTAGCAGCCCTAATTGCGATCCTATTGAATATTTAGAAAAAAAACAAACTGAAATTCAAAAAGAAACAGGAGTTGTAATAGATACAATAATAGTTTCTCCTGATGTTGCTGGAGCATTTTTAAAAAATGAAAAAGTAAAAGAATATTTAAATATGAGACATGCAAATTATGTTCGTGTAAATGATAATATACCTGAAAATGATGATGGTAGAAAAGAAATAGCATATCTTCCAACATTAGGAATTACAGTTTATTCTTTTGTTGATTGGTATAAAGATATGGAAACAGAGATTGAAGAACAAGTTATTCCTGCTAAAACTTGTATTGGAGTAAAAGCTAAAAGTTTCGCTTTTAGATATGGAGCAATGGCATTGAGACCTGAACAAGGACAAACAGCAAAATTAATGGTTAAGAAAGAAGTTGTCAGAAAATGGGAACCTGATACAAGTGAAGATCAAGAATTACAATATTTCTCAAGACCTTTATGTGTTCCTCGTGAAGATGTAAAATCTTGGTTTATTGCAACTGTATTATAA
- a CDS encoding head maturation protease, ClpP-related, which translates to MEILNQARKNKNELNIQIYGQIGGFSWFDEPVNAEQVYKELENFGNDIDTINLYINSPGGSVTEGCAIYSALKRHKAVKNVYIDGQCSSIASVIAMAGDKIAMSPVATMMIHNPITALAGDAIELRKTAAILDIMKDTIINAYVTKSHLSREEISALMDTETYFTADQAIEKGFATEKIIFDIKNSEFSNLENFKIRPKQIINSGDTEKKGGESMGAKNMQELEAQNKELVEDIRKEAIAQERKRINDLDALNEQTQGKCKEIIDAAKESGKSKADIVEDVLAKFIENKGTEEKEVPEAKNPTDILNTRRKESKQIEIDNRIPGQIDDTKNLIADIVNIANED; encoded by the coding sequence ATGGAAATATTAAATCAAGCAAGAAAGAATAAAAATGAATTAAATATTCAAATTTATGGTCAAATCGGTGGTTTTTCTTGGTTTGATGAGCCTGTAAATGCAGAACAAGTATACAAAGAACTTGAAAATTTTGGAAATGATATAGATACTATAAATCTTTATATCAATAGTCCAGGAGGTTCTGTAACAGAAGGATGTGCAATTTATAGTGCTTTGAAAAGACATAAAGCAGTAAAAAATGTTTATATTGATGGACAATGCTCATCAATAGCATCAGTTATAGCAATGGCAGGGGATAAAATAGCAATGAGTCCTGTTGCAACTATGATGATACATAATCCAATTACAGCATTAGCTGGTGATGCAATAGAATTAAGAAAAACAGCAGCTATTTTAGATATTATGAAAGATACAATTATTAATGCTTATGTTACAAAATCTCATTTAAGCAGAGAAGAAATATCTGCATTAATGGATACAGAAACTTATTTTACAGCTGATCAAGCCATTGAAAAAGGATTTGCAACAGAAAAAATTATATTTGATATTAAAAATTCTGAATTTTCAAACTTGGAAAACTTTAAAATAAGACCAAAACAAATTATTAACAGTGGAGACACTGAAAAAAAAGGAGGAGAGAGCATGGGAGCAAAAAACATGCAGGAGCTAGAAGCTCAAAATAAAGAATTAGTAGAAGATATAAGAAAGGAGGCTATAGCACAGGAAAGAAAAAGAATAAATGACTTAGATGCACTTAATGAACAAACACAAGGCAAATGTAAAGAAATTATAGATGCAGCTAAGGAATCTGGGAAATCAAAAGCTGATATTGTTGAAGATGTATTAGCAAAATTTATTGAAAACAAAGGAACAGAAGAAAAAGAAGTTCCTGAAGCCAAAAATCCAACTGATATCTTAAATACCAGAAGAAAAGAAAGTAAACAAATAGAAATAGACAATAGAATACCTGGACAAATTGATGATACAAAAAATTTAATAGCTGATATTGTGAATATAGCAAATGAGGACTAG
- a CDS encoding phage portal protein — MKKHNSEIIKLNQELRTEELRYKIEATRQQREFLNYSQSGASTTKIAFKGMYNSLDTTKDDIEDNKEILMARSRQLFMGNPISRGAILKIRTNVVGEGLKLKSKIKKNLLNLDNDQVEKIQKQIETIWDLWADSVECDFQGEDTFDFLQDLAMITYLIDGECFVNLPYHQRKGELFDLKIQFLDSANCEAQENNDYLYEGVETDKNGVITAYHFKNRHNEYTRIPIFDSTGRRQILKINEKERVNQLRGVPLLAPVLEILSQLSRFTNAELMNAVVSAMFTAFIKQDNNTGNTGKIGGVGDGIFQKPNGSGKTYEGTELSMGYGNFGVLEPGQDLVFANPNRPNSRFEVFFNAMLKQIGTALEIPFEVLLAAFNASYSASRAALLEVWKMYRRRRKWLAKKFCQPIFEQVIEEAVLKGYIDLPGFLENPIAKKAYLGAVWYGNSPGQIDPVKEVTASVVKINNGLSTREREATELNGSDWNENLDQLGIENKKKKEVGLDGNIKSSKKE; from the coding sequence ATGAAAAAACATAATTCTGAAATAATTAAATTAAACCAGGAACTTAGAACAGAAGAGTTAAGATACAAAATAGAAGCTACGAGGCAGCAAAGAGAATTTCTTAATTATAGTCAATCTGGTGCTAGTACAACAAAGATAGCATTTAAGGGAATGTATAATTCCTTAGATACTACAAAAGATGATATTGAAGATAATAAAGAAATCTTAATGGCAAGATCTAGACAACTTTTTATGGGAAATCCCATTTCAAGAGGGGCTATTTTAAAAATAAGAACCAATGTAGTTGGAGAAGGTTTAAAACTAAAAAGTAAGATTAAGAAAAATCTTCTAAATTTAGATAATGATCAAGTTGAAAAAATTCAAAAGCAAATAGAAACTATTTGGGATTTATGGGCAGATAGTGTTGAATGTGATTTTCAAGGTGAAGATACATTTGATTTTTTACAAGATTTAGCAATGATTACCTATTTAATAGATGGAGAATGCTTTGTCAATCTCCCATATCATCAAAGAAAAGGAGAATTATTTGATTTAAAAATTCAATTTTTAGACTCAGCGAATTGTGAAGCACAAGAAAATAATGACTACTTATATGAAGGTGTTGAAACAGATAAAAATGGAGTAATAACAGCATATCATTTTAAAAATAGACATAATGAATATACTAGAATACCAATATTTGACTCAACAGGGAGAAGACAAATATTAAAAATTAATGAAAAAGAAAGAGTAAATCAATTAAGAGGAGTTCCTTTATTAGCTCCTGTTTTGGAAATTTTATCTCAACTTTCAAGATTTACAAATGCTGAATTAATGAATGCAGTTGTTAGTGCTATGTTCACAGCTTTTATAAAACAAGACAATAATACAGGAAATACTGGGAAAATAGGTGGAGTTGGAGATGGAATATTTCAAAAACCTAATGGAAGTGGAAAAACATATGAAGGTACGGAACTAAGTATGGGTTATGGAAATTTTGGAGTATTAGAACCAGGACAAGACTTAGTTTTTGCAAATCCTAATAGACCAAATTCAAGATTTGAAGTTTTCTTTAATGCAATGCTTAAACAAATAGGAACTGCTTTGGAAATTCCATTTGAAGTTTTACTAGCTGCATTTAATGCTAGCTATTCTGCTTCAAGAGCAGCACTTTTAGAAGTTTGGAAAATGTATCGTAGAAGAAGAAAATGGTTAGCAAAAAAGTTTTGTCAACCTATATTTGAGCAAGTGATAGAAGAAGCTGTTTTAAAAGGTTATATAGATTTACCTGGTTTCTTAGAAAATCCAATAGCAAAAAAAGCATATTTAGGAGCTGTTTGGTATGGAAATTCACCAGGACAAATAGACCCTGTAAAAGAAGTTACAGCTTCAGTAGTAAAAATAAATAATGGATTATCAACAAGAGAAAGAGAAGCTACTGAATTAAATGGCAGCGATTGGAATGAAAATTTAGATCAATTAGGAATAGAAAATAAAAAGAAAAAGGAGGTTGGTTTAGATGGAAATATTAAATCAAGCAAGAAAGAATAA
- a CDS encoding DUF6148 family protein has translation MRNIASFENKLIEIEEAEEDLILHGSAWVAGVEFLKENSADMKKLADLKEHYKKKIDEILNTKITVQECERYIRLYLEAEEAVLKGQEYTIDGQNLKRADLEQIRKGRIWWENKKAQIESGTGEGIRFFQIVPHEF, from the coding sequence ATGAGGAATATAGCAAGTTTTGAAAATAAATTAATAGAAATAGAGGAAGCTGAAGAGGATCTTATTCTACATGGTTCTGCCTGGGTAGCTGGTGTTGAATTTTTAAAAGAAAATTCAGCTGATATGAAAAAATTAGCTGATTTAAAAGAACATTATAAGAAAAAAATTGATGAAATTTTAAATACAAAAATAACAGTCCAGGAGTGTGAAAGATATATAAGACTTTATTTAGAAGCAGAGGAAGCTGTTTTAAAAGGTCAAGAATACACAATAGATGGACAGAATTTAAAAAGAGCTGATTTGGAACAAATAAGAAAAGGTCGGATTTGGTGGGAAAATAAAAAAGCTCAAATAGAAAGTGGAACAGGAGAAGGAATAAGATTTTTTCAAATAGTTCCTCATGAGTTTTAG
- a CDS encoding phage terminase large subunit family protein: MYKKTRELIKECLRILRQPPLVSVMEWANQYRVLDTTSAKEVGKFNVERTPYMIEIYEKITKGETKQVTLMMAAQLAKSELIINTILRYAHLDPCPMLIVQPTDEMARSFSKERIQPAINNSILHTIIKEPSKKDSGNTVTHKMFPGGYIAFVGANSPSKLAARPIRNIFLDEVDRYPKSSGNEGSPISLAKKRTSTFDDITKHIITGTPTVKGSSEIEDEYNNSSQAEWYIPCPNCKKEQTFKWGNIKFEPDGSNVRMVCPHCGKAFTEKEWKKGNEKTGRWIHKYPERTKNLGYHLNGLASPFRNWESIVQEWLEIKGDVEKLKAFINTVLAETFEQEYTGRLDPKKLIKRTREKYSYIPDKALILTAGVDIQDKWIAIDINAWGLGYESWGMEYIILHGDLNQQEIWDRLDKVLDKEYFYQNGDKLKIYSACIDTGGHHTQKVYDFVSPRQYRRIIGIKGLGGENVPINNGFRKTKNKEIDLLSIGSNALKDIVSGRLDARINEEGYCHFNGEYGKGYDLEYFKSLTAEIKVQENRKVVWKKIQTRNEGFDCKCYATVPFYVFRIEPENLVNLSREELLELSINGVLTPKKTEIAIDRKGVEV, encoded by the coding sequence ATGTATAAAAAAACCAGAGAATTAATAAAAGAGTGTTTAAGAATATTGAGACAACCACCACTTGTAAGTGTTATGGAGTGGGCTAATCAATATAGAGTTTTAGATACAACATCAGCAAAAGAAGTTGGTAAATTCAACGTTGAAAGAACACCATATATGATAGAAATATATGAAAAAATAACAAAAGGAGAAACTAAGCAAGTTACATTGATGATGGCAGCACAATTAGCAAAGAGTGAGTTAATCATCAATACAATTTTAAGATATGCTCATTTAGATCCTTGCCCAATGTTAATAGTTCAACCAACTGATGAAATGGCTAGAAGTTTCTCAAAGGAGAGAATACAACCAGCTATAAATAATTCTATATTACACACAATTATTAAAGAACCTAGTAAAAAAGATTCTGGAAATACTGTTACACATAAAATGTTTCCAGGAGGATATATAGCTTTTGTTGGAGCTAATTCTCCTTCAAAGTTAGCAGCAAGACCTATCAGAAACATATTTCTTGATGAAGTTGACAGATATCCAAAGAGTTCAGGAAATGAAGGAAGTCCTATTTCACTTGCTAAAAAAAGAACTTCTACATTTGATGATATTACAAAACACATTATTACAGGAACTCCAACAGTGAAAGGTTCATCTGAAATAGAAGATGAATATAATAATTCAAGCCAAGCTGAATGGTATATTCCCTGCCCTAACTGTAAGAAAGAACAGACTTTTAAATGGGGTAACATAAAATTTGAACCTGATGGAAGTAATGTAAGAATGGTCTGTCCTCATTGTGGTAAAGCATTCACTGAAAAAGAGTGGAAAAAAGGTAATGAAAAAACTGGAAGATGGATACATAAATATCCTGAAAGAACAAAAAATCTAGGTTATCACTTGAATGGATTAGCTAGTCCATTTAGAAACTGGGAATCTATTGTTCAAGAATGGCTAGAAATTAAAGGAGATGTTGAAAAGCTAAAAGCCTTTATAAATACAGTTTTAGCTGAAACCTTTGAACAAGAATATACAGGAAGATTAGATCCTAAGAAACTTATTAAGAGAACTAGGGAAAAATATAGTTATATTCCTGATAAAGCTTTGATTTTAACAGCAGGAGTAGATATTCAAGATAAGTGGATAGCTATTGATATTAATGCTTGGGGTCTTGGATATGAAAGCTGGGGAATGGAATACATAATTTTACATGGAGATTTAAACCAGCAAGAAATTTGGGATAGACTTGATAAAGTTTTGGATAAAGAATATTTTTATCAAAATGGAGATAAATTAAAAATTTATTCAGCTTGTATTGATACAGGAGGACACCATACTCAAAAAGTTTATGACTTTGTAAGTCCTAGACAATATAGGAGAATAATAGGAATTAAAGGGCTTGGTGGAGAAAATGTCCCAATTAATAATGGATTTAGAAAAACAAAAAACAAGGAAATAGACCTATTATCAATTGGTTCAAATGCTCTTAAAGATATAGTTTCTGGAAGATTAGATGCAAGAATCAATGAAGAGGGATACTGCCATTTCAATGGAGAATATGGCAAAGGATATGATTTAGAATATTTCAAATCTTTAACTGCTGAAATAAAAGTTCAGGAAAATCGGAAAGTAGTTTGGAAGAAAATCCAAACAAGAAATGAAGGCTTTGACTGTAAGTGTTATGCAACAGTTCCATTCTACGTATTTAGAATAGAACCTGAAAATTTAGTAAATCTTAGCAGAGAAGAATTATTAGAACTATCAATTAATGGAGTTTTGACACCAAAGAAAACTGAAATAGCTATTGACAGAAAAGGGGTTGAAGTATGA
- a CDS encoding terminase small subunit, which translates to MSKSDNFNEKQLKVLEIYVELELIKFSKKKKDFYDEIQKRTKYNKNTIISWINRYLVKYKEIRAEIVEKQNAKICNFEGLTEKQTKYVIYRMSGIGKEEAKEKAGYSEKTKAANIERSPKVATKITELREILFQDTQLGILSIATRLNKILNSAIEGVDIIEYIDESSPDGHTVSKRVRKDKPLLAGVAAARELNSMLGYRVTDEAKLKAVINSENDTAVSDEDFE; encoded by the coding sequence ATGAGTAAGTCAGATAATTTTAATGAGAAACAATTAAAAGTCTTAGAAATATATGTAGAACTAGAATTGATTAAGTTCAGTAAAAAGAAAAAAGACTTTTATGATGAGATACAAAAAAGAACTAAATATAACAAAAATACTATTATCTCTTGGATAAATAGATATCTTGTTAAGTATAAAGAAATCAGAGCAGAAATAGTTGAAAAACAAAATGCAAAGATATGCAACTTTGAGGGCTTGACAGAAAAACAAACTAAATATGTTATATACCGAATGTCTGGAATCGGAAAAGAAGAGGCGAAGGAAAAAGCTGGCTACAGTGAAAAGACAAAAGCAGCAAACATAGAAAGAAGTCCAAAGGTTGCAACTAAGATAACAGAATTAAGAGAAATACTATTTCAAGATACACAATTAGGGATATTAAGTATAGCAACAAGATTAAATAAAATTTTAAATAGTGCAATAGAAGGAGTAGATATAATTGAATACATAGATGAATCTAGTCCTGATGGACACACAGTAAGCAAGAGAGTGCGAAAGGACAAACCACTATTAGCAGGAGTAGCAGCAGCAAGAGAGTTAAACTCAATGCTAGGTTACAGAGTAACTGATGAGGCTAAACTGAAAGCTGTGATAAACAGTGAAAATGATACAGCTGTGAGTGATGAGGACTTCGAGTAA
- a CDS encoding DNA modification methylase, translating into MEIIKINLDVLKENPNNPRKSTDSQINLYKNLLDRFGCVFPIIVDANNYVVSDYAKVEAAKILGVTEIECISIENLTENEIQTIRIGEARAIELGEWDYQKLFEELTKLGENLELTGFNIDEIEALLPGEVLDENEIKEIDIPDVEENYFSKQGDIWLLGKHKLMCGDSTNLEDVKKLVDNETMDLMVTDPPYNVNYEATNGNKIKNDNMSSENFYKFLLDFYKNSFEVMRAGAAYYIFHADSETKAFRGALEEAGFKISQCLIWVKNQFVLSRQDYNWRHEPCLYGWKEGAAHYFIKDFTQDTVIEKDLKAIENYSKKELINILKQMLREQESIIRENKPLVNDVHPTMKPIKLIARLIHNSSKKDWNILDLFGGSGSTLIAAEQLNRKAFLMEYDPKYADVIVKRYRSLGKLDIILQREGKEYKWEEIKDELISEA; encoded by the coding sequence ATGGAAATAATTAAAATCAATTTAGATGTTTTAAAAGAAAATCCAAATAATCCTAGAAAAAGTACAGATAGTCAAATTAATCTATATAAAAACTTATTAGATAGATTTGGTTGTGTATTTCCAATAATAGTTGATGCTAATAATTATGTTGTTAGTGACTATGCAAAAGTAGAAGCAGCAAAAATATTAGGAGTAACTGAAATTGAATGTATTTCCATTGAAAATTTAACTGAAAATGAAATACAAACAATAAGAATTGGAGAAGCAAGGGCAATAGAGCTAGGCGAATGGGATTATCAAAAATTATTTGAAGAACTGACAAAACTAGGAGAAAACCTAGAATTAACAGGATTTAATATAGATGAGATTGAAGCATTATTACCTGGTGAAGTTCTTGATGAAAATGAAATAAAAGAAATAGATATTCCTGATGTTGAAGAAAACTATTTTTCAAAGCAAGGGGATATTTGGTTATTAGGAAAACATAAACTTATGTGTGGAGATTCAACTAATTTAGAAGATGTTAAAAAATTAGTTGATAATGAAACTATGGATTTAATGGTTACAGACCCACCATACAATGTAAATTATGAAGCAACAAATGGAAATAAAATTAAAAATGACAATATGAGTTCTGAAAACTTTTATAAATTTTTATTAGATTTTTATAAAAATTCTTTTGAAGTTATGAGAGCTGGTGCAGCTTATTATATTTTTCATGCTGATAGCGAAACAAAGGCATTCAGAGGAGCATTGGAAGAGGCAGGATTTAAAATATCACAATGTTTAATCTGGGTAAAAAATCAATTTGTTCTATCAAGACAAGACTACAATTGGAGACATGAACCTTGTCTTTATGGTTGGAAAGAAGGAGCAGCACATTATTTTATAAAAGATTTTACACAAGATACAGTTATAGAAAAAGATTTAAAAGCTATTGAAAATTATAGTAAAAAAGAACTAATAAATATTTTAAAACAGATGTTAAGAGAGCAAGAAAGCATAATTAGAGAGAACAAACCATTGGTAAATGATGTTCACCCAACAATGAAACCAATCAAATTAATTGCTAGATTAATTCATAATTCTAGTAAAAAAGATTGGAATATTCTTGATTTATTTGGTGGGTCAGGAAGTACATTAATTGCAGCAGAGCAGTTAAACAGAAAAGCATTTTTAATGGAATATGATCCTAAGTATGCTGATGTAATAGTTAAAAGATATAGAAGTTTAGGTAAGTTAGATATTATTTTACAAAGAGAAGGCAAGGAATATAAGTGGGAGGAAATAAAAGATGAGTTAATCAGTGAGGCATAG
- a CDS encoding PH domain-containing protein: MKSLEEIQLMLKECSAKDFFGTKKEVKELPNIIQDNEVITYATSGFLNNNTWLIVSTNKRVIFLDKGIIFGLKQIEIPLEKINSIGHKKGLILGDIEIWDGASRMKIKNVQKDTLVPFVNAVNKAREELRKPQEAKVFHQQVSSADEILKFKSLLDQGVITQEEFNKKKKELLGL, encoded by the coding sequence ATGAAAAGTTTAGAAGAAATTCAATTAATGTTAAAAGAATGTAGTGCAAAAGATTTTTTTGGAACTAAAAAGGAAGTAAAAGAACTCCCTAATATTATTCAGGATAATGAAGTAATAACTTATGCAACTTCAGGATTTCTAAATAATAATACTTGGTTGATTGTTTCAACAAATAAAAGAGTAATTTTTTTAGATAAAGGAATAATATTTGGATTAAAACAAATTGAAATACCATTGGAAAAAATAAATTCAATAGGACATAAGAAAGGATTAATTTTAGGTGACATTGAAATTTGGGATGGGGCTTCAAGAATGAAAATTAAAAATGTTCAAAAAGATACATTAGTACCTTTTGTAAATGCAGTCAATAAAGCTAGAGAAGAATTGAGAAAACCACAAGAAGCTAAAGTATTTCATCAACAAGTTAGCTCTGCAGATGAAATATTAAAATTTAAGTCATTATTAGACCAAGGTGTTATAACTCAAGAAGAGTTTAATAAAAAGAAAAAGGAATTGTTAGGATTATAG
- a CDS encoding helix-turn-helix domain-containing protein gives MDEKIKELGTYIDNLRQEKNLGFNQLSKKSGVNAKTLNEIMYGKSKRVNPVYLIQLAKALGVHYKQFYWIIGYLLPEDDIVKNKKIGDFNFINTKIGNNNIMVGGNISSSTITQTTEKNEKNMSLDLTKLNEVDAESIRNIYNSLLKK, from the coding sequence ATGGATGAAAAAATAAAAGAATTAGGAACTTATATTGATAATTTAAGACAAGAAAAAAATTTAGGATTTAATCAATTATCAAAAAAAAGTGGAGTTAATGCGAAAACTTTAAATGAAATAATGTATGGAAAATCAAAAAGAGTAAACCCTGTATATTTAATTCAATTGGCAAAAGCATTAGGAGTTCACTATAAACAATTTTATTGGATTATTGGATATTTACTTCCTGAAGATGATATTGTAAAAAATAAAAAAATAGGGGATTTTAATTTTATTAATACTAAAATTGGGAATAATAATATTATGGTAGGAGGGAATATTTCTAGTTCTACTATTACACAAACAACCGAAAAAAACGAAAAAAATATGTCACTTGATCTAACAAAACTTAATGAAGTTGATGCTGAAAGTATAAGAAATATCTACAATTCATTATTAAAAAAATAA
- a CDS encoding helix-turn-helix domain-containing protein, translating into MIKFKIHILMAEKRMTQKDVMEATGITTTVMNKYYYGTIVRIPTLHIDKLCKLFNCQPNDLFEYIPDDEKNIQE; encoded by the coding sequence ATGATCAAATTCAAAATTCATATTTTAATGGCTGAAAAAAGAATGACTCAAAAAGATGTCATGGAAGCCACTGGGATAACAACTACAGTAATGAATAAATATTACTATGGTACAATAGTTAGAATACCTACTCTTCATATTGATAAACTTTGTAAATTATTTAACTGTCAACCAAATGATTTATTTGAGTATATTCCAGATGATGAAAAAAATATTCAAGAATAA
- a CDS encoding ParA family protein: MGVVLVKNNKGGVGKSWIALQLGAYKAFQNEKVLILTSDSQNNILNYSGIKIEDTKKKGLEDMLEGKNYELTKLRPNLFFLHLQDYKVKGNLDEKFKKQINNLKKEFDHIIIDGSPVMDLDRIFVDIAEHIIVPTFLDSVTTNSILNLLKKTDLSKIRAVIPNRVGRTAIEKNFYSFLKEKLNRSGVFLSIPIKQSSIILNLIEKGTLLWERRSQELEQIKNVFIKVWGEIEDE, from the coding sequence ATGGGAGTCGTACTTGTAAAAAATAATAAAGGCGGAGTAGGTAAAAGCTGGATAGCTTTACAATTAGGAGCCTATAAAGCTTTTCAAAATGAAAAAGTCTTGATATTAACTTCAGACTCTCAGAATAATATTTTAAATTATTCTGGAATAAAAATTGAAGATACAAAGAAAAAAGGACTTGAAGATATGTTGGAAGGGAAAAATTATGAATTAACAAAATTAAGACCTAATCTATTTTTCTTACATCTTCAAGACTATAAGGTAAAAGGGAATCTTGATGAAAAGTTTAAGAAACAAATTAATAATCTAAAAAAAGAATTTGACCACATTATTATAGATGGTTCTCCAGTTATGGATCTGGACAGAATATTTGTTGATATAGCTGAACATATAATTGTTCCAACTTTTTTAGATTCAGTTACAACAAATTCTATTTTAAACTTACTTAAAAAAACAGATCTATCTAAGATTAGAGCTGTCATTCCAAATAGAGTAGGAAGAACTGCAATAGAGAAGAACTTTTATTCTTTTTTAAAAGAAAAGTTAAATCGTTCTGGGGTATTTCTATCTATTCCAATTAAGCAATCTTCAATAATTTTAAACTTAATTGAAAAAGGTACTTTACTTTGGGAAAGAAGATCTCAAGAATTAGAGCAAATAAAAAATGTTTTTATAAAAGTGTGGGGTGAAATAGAAGATGAGTAA